One part of the Vicia villosa cultivar HV-30 ecotype Madison, WI linkage group LG6, Vvil1.0, whole genome shotgun sequence genome encodes these proteins:
- the LOC131611777 gene encoding albumin-1-like has translation MAYVKLSLLPLFLLATLVIMFPMKKVEADCNDKICSFQRSTCGAGCLCLPGIDYCMNLSLVMKIVKKHPKLCESHADCTRKGSGNFCAYYPNSDVKYGVCFDSNSHAEASFKNALSSEFSNLLKMPSEVST, from the exons ATGGCTTATGTTAAGCTCTCTCTTTTGCCTCTCTTCTTGCTTGCCACATTAG TAATAATGTTTCCGATGAAGAAGGTAGAGGCAGATTGTAATGACAAGATTTGTAGTTTTCAACGGTCAACATGTGGTGCTGGTTGTTTATGTTTACCCGGGATTGATTATTGCATGAACCTATCATTAGTTATGAAGATAGTGAAGAAACACCCTAAATTATGTGAGTCTCATGCAGACTGCACAAGAAAGGGAAGTGGGAACTTCTGTGCTTATTATCCAAATTCGGATGTTAAATATGGCGTGTGTTTTGACTCTAACTCTCATGCAGAAGCCTCATTCAAGAATGCCCTTAGCTCTGAATTCTCAAACTTGTTGAAGATGCCCTCAGAAGTTTCCACTTAA